A single region of the Alosa alosa isolate M-15738 ecotype Scorff River chromosome 6, AALO_Geno_1.1, whole genome shotgun sequence genome encodes:
- the LOC125295596 gene encoding aquaporin-1 — MRMLSCLSLALRDMWTLSFLRDVLREFLGTAFFLLIALSSTTIWPAVNTQNSISHNAELYTSSSPSDLNSLQAPPACRTDPLMVALAFGAALLVVCVCMGEVQLNPAVTLALGLGLRLSPWRAAMFVGAQLLGALAASATLTSTLRGHMGLNEVAPGVLLYQAVSVETAVTFQLVLCVLAVSRPSSAASQSLGPLVLGISVMLGHLTAIGYTGCGMNPARSFGPAMVIQNFNNHWVYWVGPCAGAILAWLLHDVLLWPRWSSAGDWTTEFRQLLLTVPDKQPDPEHTAGLEQDT, encoded by the exons ATGAGAATgctgtcctgtctgtctctggcCCTGAGGGACATGTGGACTCTGTCCTTCCTTCGGGACGTCTTACGTGAGTTTTTGGGCACAGCTTTCTTCCTCCTCATAGCCCTCTCATCCACCACCATTTGGCCTGCCGTCAACACACAAAACTCCATCTCCCACAATGCTGAGCTTTacacctcttcctccccctctgaCCTGAACTCTCTTCAAGCACCTCCAGCCTGCCGCACGGACCCTCTGATGGTGGCGCTTGCATTTGGCGCCGCcctgctggtggtgtgtgtgtgcatgggggagGTGCAGCTAAACCCGGCCGTCACGCTGGCCCTAGGGTTGGGGCTGAGGCTGAGCCCCTGGCGGGCAGCGATGTTTGTGGGTGCCCAGCTCCTGGGGGCACTGGCTGCGTCTGCCACCCTCACTTCCACTTTGCGAGGGCACATGGGCCTGAATGAG GTAGCACCAGGGGTCCTCTTGTACCAGGCCGTCTCCGTGGAGACAGCTGTCACATTCCAGCTGGTGCTCTGTGTTCTAGCAGtgtcccgcccctcctccgcCGCCAGCCAATCCCTGGGGCCCCTCGTCCTTGGTATCTCTGTTATGCTTGGACACCTTACTGCG attGGGTATACAGGTTGCGGAATGAATCCTGCCAGGTCTTTTGGCCCTGCTATGGTGATACAAAACTTTAATAACCATTGG GTGTATTGGGTTGGCCCGTGTGCGGGAGCCATATTGGCCTGGCTCCTCCACGATGTGCTGTTGTGGCCACGCTGGAGCAGCGCAGGAGACTGGACAACAGAGTTCAGACAGCTCCTCCTCACAGTCCCAGACAAACAACCTGATCCAGAACACACCGCAGGATTAGAGCAGGatacttaa